The genomic segment ACGGCGATGAGCAGCCGGTCCTCGCGGTGAAGCTCCAGGAGTTGTTCGGCCTCCAGGAGACCCCCCGGGTGGCGGGGGTACCGGTCCTGGTGCATCTGCTGTCACCGGCCGGGCGTCCGGCGGCGGTGACGGCGGACCTGGCGTCGTTCTGGCGGGAGGGCTATCGGGCGGTACGGGCGGAGCTGCGGGGCCGGTATCCGAAGCACCCGTGGCCGGAGGACCCGGCGGCGGCGCCCGCGACGCGGTTCACCTCGGCCCGGTTCGGACGGCGCTGAGGGGCACGGAGCACAGCGACGCGGTAGGGCCGCGGCCGGTCGCGACGACTTGGTGCGCGGTGTCCGTACGAGGCGACTTCGGAACGCGGCGTTGCGTCCGTACCCGGCGTTGGGTCCGTACCCGGCGTTGGGTCCGTACGCGACGTTGCGTCCGTACGCGACGTTGCGTCCGTACGCGACGTTGCGTCCGTACGCGGCGATCTGATGCGTTGCGTCGTGATGCGCTGCGTCGTGATGCGCTGCGTCCTGGTGCTTTGTGTCCTGGTGCTTTGCGTCCGGATGCGGCGACTTGGATACGCGGCGTCCCGGTGTCCGGCCGTCGGCCGTGCGTTTCGCGCCTTCCGCTGGACCGCCTCGGGACGGCGAACAGCCCCCGCGCAGGGGTGCGGCGCGGGGACTGTTCGCCGGGGTGGCGGTGCGTGTCCCGGTCGTGACGGGACGGGGGCGGCGTCAGGCGACCTTCAGCTCGATGGTGAGCGTGCCGCCGCCCTCGGTGGTGAGCCGGAGCCGGTAGGTGCCGGGGGCGTCGTCGGCGACGATCCGCGGAAGTTTCAGTACGCCGTCGGTGCCGGTCCTGAGACCGGTGAGGGTACGGAGCTTCGCTCCGCCCTCGCCCTGGAAGTACGGGCCCTTGCCGTCCTTGACCGGCTGTCCGTCACTCGTGATCATCGTGGCGGTGACGGCGACGCCCACGGCGGCCGCGTCCTTGTAGGTGGCCCTGACCTCGACGCTGTCCGCGAACTGGCCGCCGGGAGCCGCGGTGAGTTCCTCGGCGCCGGTCCTGACGAGCGCGTCCGCCTGACGGGCCGTGACATGGGCGGTGTAGGTGACGGCCGGGACCGAGCCCTGCTGGGCCTCGGCCCGGACGGTGAAGTCGCCGGTCTTCTCGCCGGCGCGCAGGGCCGGTGCGGTGACGGTGCCGTCCTTGCCGGTGCGGCGGGTGACCGTGGCCGTGCCGTCGGTGAACCGGGCGTCGGTGTCCCCGGCGATCGTGAAGGTCACGGGCACGTCGGCGAGGGGGGCGCCGAGGGTGTTCCTGGCGCGGACCGCGATCCGCTCGGCGAAGTCGTCGCCCGTCATGGCGGTCAGCGGTCCGGTGCCCGCGTTCTCGATACCGGCGAGCGTCCGGGACGGCGTCGGCGTAGGAGTCGGCGTTGGGGTGGGGGTGGGCGTTGGGGTGGGGGTCGGCGTGGGTGTCGGCTTCGGGGCCGGGGTGGACGGGGCGGGGGGCGGGGTGACCGTGCCGGGCTCGGTGGGGCTCGGTGCGGAAGTGGTGGGCCGACCCCCGGCCGGGGGTGGGGTTAGGTTCGGGAGCGCGTCGTCGCTGCGACCGCCCGGGAGCACCCCGGTGCCGTCCGGCACCTCGTGGGTGCCGCGGTTGTAGAAGTCGAACCAGGAGCGGACCGTGGCCAGG from the Streptomyces sp. AM 4-1-1 genome contains:
- a CDS encoding lytic murein transglycosylase; this encodes MAAQFGRRLRRGATTTAVAAAAVAALSASQAPGAPLALGDDQPPAGPASSSAPDDAVASGNSPYYTDLPPLNTADKPGNSVEIPAVGAAESGIPASILAAYKQAERTVASTDAACRLPWQLLAAIGKVESGQARGGKVDADGTTLTPILGPALNGQGFALIKDTDHGAYDGDSTHDRAVGPMQFIPSTWAVWGQDGNGDGRKDPNNIHDAALAAGRYLCAGGRDLAIASDLDRAVLSYNHSREYLATVRSWFDFYNRGTHEVPDGTGVLPGGRSDDALPNLTPPPAGGRPTTSAPSPTEPGTVTPPPAPSTPAPKPTPTPTPTPTPTPTPTPTPTPTPSRTLAGIENAGTGPLTAMTGDDFAERIAVRARNTLGAPLADVPVTFTIAGDTDARFTDGTATVTRRTGKDGTVTAPALRAGEKTGDFTVRAEAQQGSVPAVTYTAHVTARQADALVRTGAEELTAAPGGQFADSVEVRATYKDAAAVGVAVTATMITSDGQPVKDGKGPYFQGEGGAKLRTLTGLRTGTDGVLKLPRIVADDAPGTYRLRLTTEGGGTLTIELKVA